The genomic segment TGAAAGTAGGCCTCGTATTATGTGTGTTGTACGTGCTAACGGTGCTGCTGATGCTGGCGTTTCAGCGCCATCACGACGGCCTGTGGCGCGAGGTGGGCGACTTTCTCGAAGAACTGACCACCACCTGGTATTTTGGTACGGCACTGATTGCGCTCTGGCTGCTCTCGCGCGTATTACACAACCATCTTTTGCTGGCGCTGGCGGGCGTGGTGATTCTGGCCGGCCCCGCGCTATTCTCGCTGCTGGTTAAAGAGCGCAAGCGCGAGTCAGCTCACTTTACGTCGAAACATGGTATACGCCGCTAACCCTGTCGTGGCCGCAATGACTAAAAGCGGCCACACGCTACGCCAGATGATATCAAGGCTGGCATCCTTCAGATAAATCGCTTTGGTAATATCAGTAAAGTGCCGGATGGGATTAATCCATGTCAGGTTTTGCAGCCAGACGGGCATATTTTCCACCGGCGAGACATAGCCTGAGAGCAATATCGCCGGCATCATAAAGACAAACACCCCGATAAATGCCTGCTGCTGCGTCGCGCACAGCGCCGAAATCAGCAGGCCAAAACCCACCAGCGACAGCCCGTAAATCACCATCGTAAAGTAAAAGAGCGCAAGCGATCCGGCGAACGGGATGTGATACCCCCAGATCCCGATGCCAAGCACGATGGTGGCCTGGAATGTGGCGACAATCAGCGCCGGTACCGCTTTGCCGACAAAAATCTGCCAGGTGGTGAGCGGCGAGACCAGCAGCTGATCGAGCGTCCCTTGTTCACGCTCGCGCGCCACCGACAACGACGTCACAATCATCACTCCGATGGTGGTTATCATCGCAATCAGCGACGGCACCACAAACCATTTGTAATCCAGATTCGGGTTATACCAGTTGCGCACCACCAGCTCGCTGTTGTTCGGTTTCGCCCGGCCCGCCAGCAGCTCCTCCTGATAATCTTTCACAATCTGTTGCAGGTAGTTTGCTGCAATCTGGGCGCTGTTGGAGTTGCGCCCGTCGAGCAGAATTTGCAGCGTCGCGGGTTCGCCGCGCGCGAGTTTTCGTGAGAAATCTGCCGGGAAATGGATCGCCAGCAGCGCTTGCTGCGCCTCAAGCGTCGGGCGGATCGCCTGCTCGTTATTCAATACCGTAACCTTGCTGAACGCGCTGGCGCGGGCGAAGCGCTGGGTCAGTTCCACCGCATGCGCGCCGTTATCCTGGTTGTAAATGGCGATGGTGGCGTTGGTGACCTCAAGCGTCGCCGCGAACGGGAACAGGATAACCTGTAACACCACCGGCAGGATCAGAATGGCGCGGGTCTGCGGATCGCGCAGCAGCGACTGCAATTCTTTGCGGATAAGCGTCCATAAGCGGTGCCACATAGCGTCTCCTTAATCGAGCCGGCGTTTGGTGTTAAGCCAGGTCAGCCCGATAAACATCACGGCGGATACCAGCAAAAACAGTACATTGATAAGCAACACGCCCGGCAGCGTGCCCGCGAGGAACAGGCTTTGCAGCGTACTCACGAAATAGCGCGCCGGAATGATATACGTCACCGCGCGGATGACCGCAGGCATACTGTCTATCTGGAAAATAAACCCGGAGAGCATGACAGAGGGCAGAAACGCGGCGTTCAGCGCTACCTGAGCGGCGTTAAACTGGTTGCGGGTCAGGGTGGAGATAAGCAGCCCCATGCCGAGCGTGCTGAGCAGAAACAGGCTGGCGATAAAAAAGAGCGCCAGCAGCGAGCCGCGATACGGCACGCCAAGAATAAATACCGACACCAGCATACAAAGCAGCATCGCCAGCATGCCGAGAAAATAGTAAGGAATGAGTTTGCAAAGCAGTAGCTCGCCGCGCGTCACTTCTGTTGAAAGCAGTGCCTCCATCGTGCCGCGTTCCCATTCGCGTGCGACCACAAGCGATGTCAGGATAGCGCCGATGACGGTCATAATAATCGTCACCGCGCCGGGAATAATAAAGTGCTGACTGATGGCCGCCGGGTTAAACCAGTAGCGCAGTTGCACATCAATGAGTGGTTTGAATGTCTCGCCATTGTCTTCCGCGCGCTGGGTTTGCCAGAGCTGCCAGATACCCTCCATATAGCCGCGTACGAAGTTCGCGGTGTTAGGTTCGCTCCCGTCGGTAATGACCTGAACGGGCGCCCGTTCGCCAGGGCGGGCCATCTGTGCTGCGAAATCCACCGGTATCACCACCAGCCCGCGAATTTTCCCGGCCTGCATAAGGGCAATCAACTGCTGGCGGTTATCGCTGATGGTCGGTGCAATAAACGGCGAGGCGGTTATCGCATGAGTAAAATCAAGCGCCTCTTCACTGCGCTCTTCCAGCAGCACGCCGACATGCAGGCGGCTGGAATCGAGGTTAATA from the Cronobacter condimenti 1330 genome contains:
- a CDS encoding YbhQ family protein, producing the protein MKWQQYIRVATGLSCWQIMLHLAVVALLVVGWMSGALVKVGLVLCVLYVLTVLLMLAFQRHHDGLWREVGDFLEELTTTWYFGTALIALWLLSRVLHNHLLLALAGVVILAGPALFSLLVKERKRESAHFTSKHGIRR
- a CDS encoding ABC transporter permease, which encodes MWHRLWTLIRKELQSLLRDPQTRAILILPVVLQVILFPFAATLEVTNATIAIYNQDNGAHAVELTQRFARASAFSKVTVLNNEQAIRPTLEAQQALLAIHFPADFSRKLARGEPATLQILLDGRNSNSAQIAANYLQQIVKDYQEELLAGRAKPNNSELVVRNWYNPNLDYKWFVVPSLIAMITTIGVMIVTSLSVAREREQGTLDQLLVSPLTTWQIFVGKAVPALIVATFQATIVLGIGIWGYHIPFAGSLALFYFTMVIYGLSLVGFGLLISALCATQQQAFIGVFVFMMPAILLSGYVSPVENMPVWLQNLTWINPIRHFTDITKAIYLKDASLDIIWRSVWPLLVIAATTGLAAYTMFRRKVS
- a CDS encoding ABC transporter permease, with amino-acid sequence MMNLRRVRALCVKETRQILRDPSSWLIAVAIPLLLLFIFGYGINLDSSRLHVGVLLEERSEEALDFTHAITASPFIAPTISDNRQQLIALMQAGKIRGLVVIPVDFAAQMARPGERAPVQVITDGSEPNTANFVRGYMEGIWQLWQTQRAEDNGETFKPLIDVQLRYWFNPAAISQHFIIPGAVTIIMTVIGAILTSLVVAREWERGTMEALLSTEVTRGELLLCKLIPYYFLGMLAMLLCMLVSVFILGVPYRGSLLALFFIASLFLLSTLGMGLLISTLTRNQFNAAQVALNAAFLPSVMLSGFIFQIDSMPAVIRAVTYIIPARYFVSTLQSLFLAGTLPGVLLINVLFLLVSAVMFIGLTWLNTKRRLD